GGCAGGACGAGCGACAGCGTCCACAGCGCGAGCAGTCCGCGCAGGGCCGCACGGCTGCCGAAGCGGTGGGTGACCGAGCCGGCCAGCGGCATCGCGCAGGCCGCGCCGAACGCGGTGAAGGCCAGGGCGAATCCGAGCCGGCCGGCGGAGACGTCGGCGTGGTCCTGGATCCAGGGCACCCGGGTGGCGAAGGACCCGGTGACGGCGCCGTGCACGGTGAACACGGCCGCCACGGCGTACCGGGCGCGCCGCACCTTCACCGGTGTGCAGACCACTTCGCCCACTCCGCTCATTCTCCCGCCCTCCCGGCTCCGTCGACGGCGCCCGCGCACCGCCGAAGTAAACTATCAGGAACCCTGCCTGATAAATAGAGGACCTCCGGCCGGTCCGCCGACCGGGTCCTCCTCGGCCGTGGGAGGATTCCCGCCATGCCCGCAACCCCGAGCACCGCCCGGGCCATCAACGACCGGCTCGCCCTGCGGCTGCTGCAGCGCGAAGGCCCGTTGACGGCGGGGCAGCTGAAACAACTGACCGGCCTGTCCCGTCCCACCGTGGCCGACCTCGTCGAACGCCTCACCGCCGCCGGGCTGATCCGGGTGGTCGGAGAGGCCGGCGAGCAGCGCCGCGGGCCCAACGCCAAGCTCTACGGCATCGTCGCCGACCGCGCGCAGCTGGCCGCGCTGGACGTGCGGACGGAGGGGGTCGCCGTGCTGGTCTCCGACCTGGTGGGCCGGGTGCTCGCGGAGGCCTCGGTGCCGATCGGCGGCGACACGGGCACCGGAACGGCCGTGGAACGCGCGGTCGCGCTGGTCGAGCGCGTGGTGAAGGAGGCGGGCGCCGACCGGCTGCACACCCTGGGCATCGGCGCGCCCGGACTGATCGACCCCGCGAGCGGTGAACTGCGCGACTCCAGCGGCCTGCCCGAGTGGCACCGCCGTCTGGTCGCCGCCCTCCAGCACCGGTTCCCGCAGGCCCACGCGCACATCGAGAACGAGACCAACCTGGCCGCCCTGGCCGAGCAGCGCGAGGGCGCGGCCCACGACCGCGACACGTTCGTCCTGCTGTGGCTGGGCCACGGCACCGGCGCGGCCGTCGTCCTGGACGGAGCCCTGCGTCGGGGCGCCTCCGGCGGCGCAGGCGAGATCGGTTTCCTGCCGGTCCCCGGCACGAGCGGGCTGCCCTCGGCGACCGACTGCGAGGGCGGCTTCCACTCCCTGGCCGGCTCGGCGGCGATCGCCGGCCTGGCGCAGACGTTCGGCCTGACACCGGGACCGCACACCGAGGAACCGGTGGCCGCGGCCCTGGTGCGGGAGGCGGTTGCCGCGGTGCGCGGCACGGAAGGGGAGCACGCCGGAGAACCGGAGTCCTTGACGCAGGAGGCGGCGGGGACCGCCGCGGGTGAGGCGGGGGCCCGGACGACGGCGGCTGGGGCGTTCATGGCGACCGAGGCGTCGGTCCGGACGACGGCGGCCGGGGCGGGCTTGGCGGGGGCCCGGACGGCAGCGGGCGGAGCGGGCGGGGCGTCCGCGGAGGCGGGCGAGGCGGGGGCCCGGAAGACGGCGGCCCGGACGACGGCGGGCGGGGCGGCCGAGGCGTGCGTGGAGGCGGGCGAGACGTCGGCGCGGCGTGTCGCCGCCGCGCGTTTCCTCGACGCCCTCGCCGACCGGCTGGCCCT
The window above is part of the Streptomyces sp. NBC_00425 genome. Proteins encoded here:
- a CDS encoding ROK family transcriptional regulator; amino-acid sequence: MPATPSTARAINDRLALRLLQREGPLTAGQLKQLTGLSRPTVADLVERLTAAGLIRVVGEAGEQRRGPNAKLYGIVADRAQLAALDVRTEGVAVLVSDLVGRVLAEASVPIGGDTGTGTAVERAVALVERVVKEAGADRLHTLGIGAPGLIDPASGELRDSSGLPEWHRRLVAALQHRFPQAHAHIENETNLAALAEQREGAAHDRDTFVLLWLGHGTGAAVVLDGALRRGASGGAGEIGFLPVPGTSGLPSATDCEGGFHSLAGSAAIAGLAQTFGLTPGPHTEEPVAAALVREAVAAVRGTEGEHAGEPESLTQEAAGTAAGEAGARTTAAGAFMATEASVRTTAAGAGLAGARTAAGGAGGASAEAGEAGARKTAARTTAGGAAEACVEAGETSARRVAAARFLDALADRLALGAASVVAVLDPGCVVLGGEVGQAGGAVLADRVARRLRHMAPLPTEVRPGVLGGGAVLRGALLTARESAQEDLFATAATGSPEAPRVLVP